Proteins encoded within one genomic window of Candidatus Binatus sp.:
- a CDS encoding DUF3237 family protein: MRAASELNGNQYFRTTPQFETGDARYFWLNQSIFVAEGRIAPGGVEYKVYRVA, translated from the coding sequence GTGCGCGCGGCAAGCGAGTTGAACGGCAATCAATATTTTCGTACCACGCCTCAATTCGAGACCGGCGACGCGCGTTACTTCTGGCTCAACCAGAGCATCTTCGTGGCCGAGGGACGGATCGCGCCCGGAGGCGTCGAATACAAGGTGTACAGAGTGGCGTAG
- a CDS encoding c-type cytochrome: MKRNTLTVMAVLLWLTAFGNAFAQTSGKADYMADCARCHGVDGKGSVAAMREVKGYVSVDLTQLSKANGGVFPHQEVYGAIDGRKRFPAHFVGDMPTWGLKYQQPDRALPPGTEQEVTRRISAVVSYIESIQQK, translated from the coding sequence ATGAAAAGGAATACGCTGACTGTGATGGCGGTGCTGCTGTGGCTGACCGCGTTCGGAAACGCTTTCGCTCAGACCTCGGGCAAAGCCGATTACATGGCCGATTGCGCGCGCTGTCACGGGGTAGATGGCAAGGGAAGCGTCGCGGCGATGAGGGAGGTGAAGGGCTATGTCTCGGTTGACCTTACCCAGCTCAGCAAGGCTAACGGCGGCGTGTTTCCGCATCAGGAAGTTTATGGCGCGATCGACGGCCGCAAGCGCTTTCCCGCACACTTCGTCGGCGACATGCCGACCTGGGGCCTCAAATACCAGCAGCCTGATCGAGCTCTCCCTCCAGGCACCGAACAGGAAGTCACTCGCAGGATTTCGGCGGTCGTGAGTTATATCGAATCAATCCAGCAGAAGTAG
- a CDS encoding SRPBCC family protein — protein sequence MRLRLIGLIVLVISLPLSLSIRSVARADEADIETTLGDEKATVDKDKQLRLDATARINAPADKVYDALTHPEKVAKYDARITDVKVVSHDAKSETVEYKGQTLPIPNAPPSFRVEYSFDPANKSVSAKNAGKSPIQFQNHTELKPSKDGKGTDIHYTGVSSSTGPIMGFEPTEGMRTQFALSAFMQQMHNVGMYIQKGGK from the coding sequence ATGCGTCTGAGATTGATCGGTCTTATCGTTCTGGTAATCAGTCTGCCGCTCAGCCTCTCTATCCGCTCGGTGGCGCGAGCCGACGAAGCGGATATCGAGACCACGCTCGGAGACGAGAAAGCCACGGTCGATAAGGACAAGCAGCTCCGTCTCGACGCGACCGCACGGATAAACGCGCCCGCGGACAAGGTCTATGACGCGCTCACCCATCCGGAGAAGGTCGCCAAGTACGACGCGCGCATCACGGACGTAAAGGTCGTCTCGCATGACGCCAAAAGCGAGACAGTGGAGTACAAAGGGCAGACCCTGCCGATACCCAACGCGCCGCCGTCCTTCCGGGTGGAGTACAGCTTCGATCCCGCCAACAAGAGCGTCTCGGCAAAGAATGCCGGCAAGTCGCCGATCCAGTTCCAGAATCACACCGAGCTAAAGCCTTCCAAGGATGGCAAAGGCACCGACATCCACTACACCGGCGTCTCGAGCAGCACCGGACCGATAATGGGCTTCGAACCGACGGAAGGGATGCGCACGCAATTCGCGCTCAGTGCGTTCATGCAGCAGATGCATAATGTCGGGATGTACATCCAGAAGGGTGGCAAGTAG